The following are from one region of the Cytobacillus firmus genome:
- a CDS encoding alpha/beta-type small acid-soluble spore protein, whose translation MNNQSSSRSNSSNQLLVPGVAQALDQMKYEIATEFGVNLGAETTSRANGSVGGEITKRLVQMAEQQLGGGSF comes from the coding sequence ATGAACAACCAATCATCTAGCAGAAGCAATTCCTCAAACCAATTACTAGTACCAGGAGTAGCTCAAGCACTTGATCAAATGAAGTACGAAATCGCTACTGAATTTGGTGTAAACCTTGGTGCAGAAACCACTTCCCGCGCTAACGGATCTGTTGGGGGAGAAATCACAAAACGCCTTGTACAAATGGCAGAACAACAGCTTGGCGGCGGTTCTTTCTAA
- the fumC gene encoding class II fumarate hydratase, with the protein MADFRIEKDTLGEVKVPADKYWGAQTQRSKDNFKIGIEKMPMEVIYAFARVKRSAAVVNNRLGKLSHDKMEAITGACDEVLNHKFDSHFPLAVWQTGSGTQSNMNVNEVVAKRANELLAEKGIRDSQVHPNDDVNMSQSSNDTFPTAMHIAAYTAAEQKLLPALKELIRTVKSKEEAFKSIVKIGRTHLQDATPLTLGQEISGWRAMLEKNERMLMDAKQYLLDLAIGGTAVGTGINAEKSFGPEMANEISRLTGYTFRSSDNKFQALTSHNEIVHFHGTLKGLAADLMKIANDVRWLSSGPRSGIGELSIPANEPGSSIMPGKVNPTQSEALSMVVCQVFGNDASIGFAASQGNFELNVFKPVIIYNLLQSISILGDGMGSFNEKCMMGLEANKEVINGHVERSLMLVTALNPHIGYEKAAEIAKLAFRENTTLKEAALKTGYITEEQYENWVVPEKMV; encoded by the coding sequence TTGGCTGATTTTAGGATTGAAAAAGATACTCTTGGTGAAGTGAAGGTGCCCGCTGATAAATACTGGGGAGCCCAGACACAGCGGAGCAAGGATAACTTTAAAATCGGAATTGAAAAGATGCCGATGGAAGTAATTTATGCATTTGCCAGGGTAAAGCGTTCTGCTGCAGTAGTCAACAACAGGCTTGGGAAGCTTTCCCATGACAAAATGGAAGCTATCACGGGAGCTTGCGATGAAGTCCTAAATCATAAGTTTGACAGCCACTTTCCTCTGGCTGTATGGCAGACAGGGAGCGGCACACAATCAAATATGAATGTAAACGAGGTTGTCGCTAAAAGGGCGAATGAATTGCTGGCTGAGAAGGGGATTCGGGATAGTCAAGTGCATCCAAATGATGATGTCAATATGTCTCAAAGCTCTAATGATACGTTTCCGACTGCCATGCATATCGCAGCTTATACGGCGGCCGAGCAAAAGCTGCTTCCGGCATTGAAGGAATTAATAAGGACAGTTAAATCGAAAGAAGAGGCATTCAAATCAATCGTTAAAATAGGCAGGACCCATTTACAGGATGCAACACCTCTTACATTGGGTCAGGAAATCAGCGGCTGGCGTGCCATGCTTGAAAAGAATGAAAGAATGCTGATGGACGCAAAGCAGTATCTGCTTGACTTAGCCATTGGCGGTACAGCAGTCGGAACGGGCATTAATGCAGAGAAATCATTTGGACCTGAAATGGCAAACGAAATATCCAGACTTACAGGCTATACATTCCGTTCGTCTGACAATAAATTTCAGGCACTGACCAGCCATAATGAAATTGTCCATTTTCATGGAACATTGAAGGGTCTGGCAGCAGATTTGATGAAAATAGCCAACGATGTCCGATGGCTTTCAAGCGGGCCGCGCAGCGGAATTGGGGAATTATCGATCCCGGCAAATGAACCAGGCAGTTCAATCATGCCCGGTAAAGTAAATCCGACACAAAGCGAAGCCCTTTCTATGGTGGTTTGCCAGGTCTTTGGAAATGATGCCTCGATTGGATTCGCTGCAAGTCAGGGGAACTTTGAATTAAATGTGTTCAAGCCTGTTATAATCTATAATCTTCTTCAAAGCATCAGTATTCTAGGGGATGGAATGGGCTCTTTTAATGAAAAATGCATGATGGGATTGGAGGCTAATAAAGAAGTGATTAATGGACATGTTGAGAGATCACTAATGCTTGTTACGGCACTCAATCCGCATATTGGCTATGAAAAGGCAGCGGAAATTGCCAAACTCGCATTCAGGGAGAATACAACCCTGAAAGAAGCAGCCTTAAAAACAGGGTATATTACTGAAGAACAATATGAGAATTGGGTTGTGCCCGAAAAGATGGTCTAA
- a CDS encoding ABC transporter ATP-binding protein: protein MTTGKRLFQYALHYKKTIIAALLMLTVAVAADLAGPFIAKKMIDDHILGIESVWYQTESGKDAVEYDGQFYKKEQNIDQGERKIDQARILQAGSQFVFIRGDIAFDGERTFKEGKLFIEKSGQSETYAGKALTGEELMLFYSPEIPKIVQLLAFYFGLLVIAAFFQYGQRFFLQKSANRIIQKMREDVFGQIQRLPISYFDNLPAGKVVARITNDTEAIRELYVTVLATFFTSVIYISGIYIALFILNAKLAAICLILLPILYVWAIVYRKYASKYNHVIRSRVSDINGMVNESIQGMNIIQAFGREKDTQKDFEKLNTEHFTFQNKLLSLNSLTSHNLVGVLRNVVFVAFIWYFGGESLNAAAVISLGMLYAFVDYINRLFQPVQGIVNQLANLEQALVAGERVFKLLDEEGIDISDNKISRYKGNVTFDHVHFGYKEKEYVLKDLNFEAKHGETVALVGHTGSGKSSIMNLLFRFYDCQEGKIMIDGMDIKQIPRQELRKHMGIVLQDPFLFTGTIASNVSLDDPEISREKVEKALKDVGADKIFQHLEKGFDEPVIEKGSTLSSGQRQLISFARALAFDPAILILDEATSSIDTETELIIQEAMDVLKKGRTTFIIAHRLSTIRNADQILVLDRGRIAEKGNHDELMEQKGKYYQMYQLQQGSTLAG from the coding sequence ATGACCACAGGAAAGCGGTTATTCCAATATGCACTTCATTATAAAAAAACGATTATTGCTGCATTGCTGATGCTTACAGTCGCTGTAGCAGCAGATCTGGCAGGGCCTTTCATCGCGAAGAAGATGATTGATGACCATATCCTTGGCATAGAATCTGTCTGGTATCAGACTGAAAGCGGAAAAGATGCTGTGGAATATGATGGCCAGTTTTACAAAAAGGAGCAAAATATTGATCAGGGTGAGCGGAAAATTGATCAGGCCCGCATCCTGCAGGCTGGAAGCCAATTCGTCTTTATCAGGGGTGACATTGCTTTTGATGGAGAGCGAACCTTCAAAGAGGGCAAACTCTTTATTGAAAAAAGCGGCCAAAGCGAAACCTATGCAGGGAAGGCATTGACTGGTGAAGAATTAATGCTATTCTACTCACCCGAGATTCCTAAGATTGTTCAGCTTTTGGCCTTTTACTTTGGATTACTGGTGATCGCTGCATTTTTTCAGTACGGCCAGCGTTTTTTTCTGCAAAAGTCAGCAAATAGGATTATCCAGAAAATGAGAGAAGATGTCTTCGGGCAGATTCAAAGGCTGCCAATCAGTTATTTTGATAATCTTCCGGCAGGCAAGGTGGTTGCCCGTATAACCAATGATACCGAAGCCATCCGTGAGCTTTATGTGACCGTATTGGCAACCTTTTTTACAAGTGTCATATATATTTCAGGTATTTATATCGCTTTGTTTATTTTAAATGCCAAGCTTGCTGCGATATGTTTAATCCTGCTGCCGATTTTATACGTATGGGCGATTGTGTACCGTAAGTATGCATCAAAATACAATCATGTTATCCGTTCCAGGGTTAGTGATATCAATGGCATGGTTAATGAATCGATTCAGGGAATGAATATTATCCAGGCGTTTGGCCGCGAAAAAGATACACAGAAGGATTTTGAAAAGCTGAATACAGAGCATTTTACCTTCCAAAATAAACTTCTGAGCCTGAATTCACTTACATCGCATAATTTAGTGGGTGTGCTGAGGAATGTTGTTTTTGTTGCATTCATCTGGTACTTCGGAGGAGAGTCGCTCAATGCGGCAGCTGTCATTTCACTTGGGATGCTATATGCTTTTGTAGATTATATTAACCGCCTGTTTCAGCCTGTACAGGGCATTGTCAACCAATTGGCCAATCTCGAACAGGCATTGGTTGCCGGTGAACGAGTCTTCAAACTGCTTGATGAAGAAGGCATTGATATCAGTGATAATAAAATATCCCGCTATAAAGGGAATGTTACATTTGATCATGTGCACTTCGGCTATAAGGAGAAGGAATATGTGCTGAAGGATCTTAATTTTGAAGCAAAGCACGGAGAGACAGTTGCGCTGGTTGGCCATACCGGCTCAGGGAAAAGTTCAATCATGAATCTTCTTTTCCGTTTTTATGATTGCCAGGAAGGAAAAATTATGATCGATGGCATGGATATAAAACAGATTCCAAGGCAGGAGCTCAGAAAGCATATGGGCATCGTCCTCCAGGATCCGTTTTTGTTCACCGGGACCATTGCTTCCAATGTCAGCCTTGATGATCCTGAAATATCGCGGGAGAAAGTGGAAAAAGCCCTGAAGGATGTCGGAGCAGATAAGATATTTCAGCATCTTGAAAAAGGCTTTGATGAGCCGGTTATCGAGAAGGGGAGCACGCTCTCCAGCGGGCAGAGACAGCTCATTTCATTTGCCCGTGCTCTTGCTTTTGATCCGGCCATCCTGATCCTGGATGAAGCCACATCCAGCATAGACACTGAGACAGAATTAATTATCCAGGAAGCCATGGACGTGCTGAAAAAAGGAAGAACCACCTTTATCATCGCCCATCGGCTTTCGACAATCCGAAATGCTGATCAAATCCTCGTTCTGGATAGGGGCAGGATCGCTGAAAAAGGTAACCATGATGAGTTAATGGAGCAAAAGGGCAAATATTATCAGATGTATCAGCTTCAGCAGGGATCAACTCTTGCAGGATAG
- a CDS encoding ABC transporter ATP-binding protein, whose translation MFSILGKLSWFFKENWKRYTIAITLLIIVGILDVMPPRLVGMAIDDIHLGQMSSAKIIEYLGLFAIITIVSYAITYIWMYQLFGGAFLVERKLRSQFMGHLLKMTPTFFEKNRTGDLMARATNDLKAISVTAGFGILTLVDSSVFMLTILFTMGFLVSWKLTFAAILPLPIMAYLIKIYGKKIHTRFMSAQDAFGELNDRVLESVSGVRVVRAYVQERADQQRFHELTEDVYSKNIEVAKIDSLFEPTIKVIVGLSYLIGLGYGAYLVFHQTITLGQLVSFNVYLGMLIWPMFAIGELINVMQRGNASLDRVQETLSAKQDIVNPENPSIIEVPENVIFKDVHFQYPSSKTANLTGIKLHIERGETLGIAGKTGSGKTTFIKQLLREYPTGTGKLAIADVPIEEQELERTRGWIGYVPQDHVLFSRTVRENILFGKEEATEEDMQKAIDLAAFRKDLDLLPEGLETMVGEKGVALSGGQKQRISIARALVKDPEILILDDSLSAVDAKTEKKIIENIRTERKGKTTIITTHRMSAVQHADHIIVLDDGRIAEEGTHEELMAMDGWYKEQFLRQQTQTSAEEEVLS comes from the coding sequence TTGTTTTCGATTTTAGGAAAATTAAGCTGGTTTTTTAAAGAAAACTGGAAAAGGTATACAATTGCCATTACTCTGCTGATCATTGTCGGAATCCTTGATGTTATGCCTCCTAGGCTTGTTGGAATGGCAATTGATGATATACATCTTGGTCAAATGAGCAGTGCTAAAATAATAGAGTACCTTGGTTTATTTGCAATCATCACAATCGTGTCCTATGCAATCACTTATATCTGGATGTACCAGCTCTTTGGAGGGGCATTCCTGGTAGAAAGAAAACTGCGTTCACAATTTATGGGTCACCTATTGAAAATGACTCCAACATTTTTTGAGAAAAACCGGACCGGTGATTTAATGGCCAGGGCAACAAATGATTTAAAAGCTATTTCGGTAACGGCCGGTTTCGGAATATTGACACTGGTGGATTCCAGCGTCTTCATGCTGACAATATTGTTTACGATGGGATTTCTGGTTAGCTGGAAACTAACCTTTGCAGCAATATTGCCTTTGCCTATCATGGCTTATCTGATAAAAATTTACGGGAAGAAGATTCATACGCGGTTTATGAGCGCACAGGATGCTTTCGGTGAACTCAATGACCGGGTTCTTGAATCGGTTTCGGGAGTTAGGGTGGTGCGCGCTTATGTTCAGGAAAGAGCGGATCAGCAGCGTTTCCATGAACTCACTGAAGATGTTTACAGCAAAAATATTGAAGTGGCCAAAATTGATTCACTTTTTGAGCCGACGATAAAGGTGATTGTGGGCCTTAGCTATCTTATAGGGCTAGGATACGGTGCTTATCTTGTTTTCCACCAAACCATAACTTTGGGCCAGCTCGTGTCCTTTAATGTGTATTTAGGCATGCTGATTTGGCCAATGTTTGCTATTGGAGAATTAATTAATGTCATGCAAAGGGGAAATGCATCCCTTGACCGGGTACAGGAAACATTGTCCGCTAAGCAGGATATTGTGAATCCTGAAAATCCGTCTATCATTGAAGTCCCTGAAAATGTTATCTTCAAGGATGTTCATTTCCAATATCCTTCCTCAAAAACGGCTAATCTCACAGGGATTAAGCTGCATATTGAACGCGGGGAAACGCTGGGCATTGCAGGGAAAACAGGAAGCGGGAAAACCACTTTTATAAAGCAGCTTTTAAGAGAATATCCGACAGGCACTGGGAAGCTTGCCATTGCAGATGTTCCGATTGAAGAACAGGAGCTTGAAAGAACAAGGGGATGGATCGGTTATGTTCCACAGGATCATGTTCTGTTCTCGAGGACTGTCAGGGAAAACATCCTTTTTGGAAAAGAGGAAGCAACTGAAGAGGATATGCAAAAAGCAATTGATTTGGCAGCTTTCCGAAAAGACCTTGATCTTCTGCCGGAAGGGCTTGAAACAATGGTCGGTGAAAAAGGAGTGGCCTTGTCAGGAGGGCAAAAACAGCGGATATCGATTGCACGTGCCCTTGTGAAGGATCCGGAAATTCTGATCCTTGATGATTCTCTTTCAGCCGTTGATGCTAAAACAGAGAAGAAAATTATTGAAAATATCCGGACTGAGCGCAAAGGCAAAACGACAATCATTACGACACACAGAATGTCAGCAGTCCAGCATGCCGATCATATAATCGTCCTTGATGATGGCAGAATAGCAGAGGAAGGCACTCATGAGGAATTGATGGCTATGGATGGATGGTATAAGGAACAATTTTTGAGGCAGCAGACTCAAACATCTGCTGAAGAGGAGGTGCTTTCATGA
- a CDS encoding alpha/beta fold hydrolase: protein MLYYRTYVKDESLPWVTFVHGAGGSSAIWYKQMREYKKHFNVLLVDLRGHGQSGKGTWEEGDHFTEVSQDIVDVLDHLHITDSHFVGISLGTIVIQTIAQNHPERVASMILGGAITELNWRTRFLIAIANLTKYMLPYMLLYKLFAWIIMPKRNHLESRHAFVRQAAKMCQKEFINWLSLTKSVNPYLGKIQSSISHIPTLFIMGQEDHLFIKSVKSIAQKAKTATVKIITDAGHVCNIDKPDAFNRITIDFINRQKRRLAS, encoded by the coding sequence ATGCTATATTACCGTACGTATGTGAAAGATGAGTCCCTTCCATGGGTTACCTTTGTTCATGGTGCAGGGGGCAGCTCTGCAATCTGGTATAAACAAATGAGAGAGTACAAAAAGCATTTCAATGTTCTGCTGGTAGATCTGCGGGGACATGGTCAATCAGGAAAGGGCACCTGGGAAGAAGGAGATCATTTTACAGAAGTTTCTCAGGATATTGTGGATGTGCTCGATCATCTTCATATTACAGACTCCCATTTTGTGGGAATTTCGCTGGGGACTATAGTGATCCAGACAATCGCGCAGAATCATCCGGAAAGAGTAGCTTCCATGATTTTGGGCGGAGCCATTACTGAATTGAACTGGCGCACAAGGTTTTTGATAGCCATTGCGAATTTGACTAAGTATATGCTGCCATATATGCTGCTTTATAAGCTATTTGCGTGGATTATCATGCCAAAAAGAAATCATCTTGAATCAAGACATGCCTTTGTAAGGCAGGCAGCAAAAATGTGCCAAAAGGAATTCATCAACTGGCTGTCCTTAACAAAATCGGTTAATCCGTACCTGGGAAAAATCCAATCCAGCATTTCCCACATTCCTACCCTTTTTATTATGGGACAGGAAGATCACTTGTTTATTAAATCTGTAAAAAGCATTGCCCAAAAAGCTAAAACAGCTACAGTCAAAATCATTACAGATGCAGGACATGTATGCAACATCGACAAACCTGATGCCTTTAACAGAATAACCATCGACTTTATCAACAGGCAAAAAAGAAGATTGGCTTCATAA
- a CDS encoding YbjQ family protein, whose amino-acid sequence MIIVTTDTVSGKEIKEIKGFVRGSTVQTKHIGKDILAGLKTIVGGEIGEYTEMMDEARKKAIGRMVEDAKAKGANAIIGMRLQTSAVMQNAAEIIAYGTAAIIEE is encoded by the coding sequence ATGATTATCGTGACTACTGATACCGTATCCGGGAAAGAGATTAAAGAGATTAAAGGGTTTGTAAGGGGGAGTACAGTCCAGACAAAGCATATAGGAAAAGATATTCTGGCAGGATTAAAAACAATTGTAGGCGGAGAAATTGGCGAATATACTGAAATGATGGATGAAGCAAGAAAAAAGGCAATTGGCAGAATGGTGGAAGATGCAAAGGCAAAAGGGGCCAACGCAATCATTGGAATGCGGCTGCAGACCTCAGCCGTTATGCAGAATGCTGCAGAAATCATAGCCTATGGGACTGCAGCAATCATTGAAGAATAG
- a CDS encoding sigma-Y antisigma factor component — MNSEEISLPLLILVGVILIAQSTFLFLDARKHGHNYWLWGIIGLIQAPMPTLFYLIFVRKIWQKKD; from the coding sequence ATGAACAGTGAAGAAATATCTCTTCCGCTGCTGATTTTAGTAGGAGTCATCTTAATAGCACAGAGTACGTTTCTATTTCTTGATGCAAGAAAGCACGGCCACAATTATTGGCTATGGGGGATTATCGGTTTAATTCAGGCGCCAATGCCGACACTGTTTTACTTGATTTTCGTCAGAAAGATTTGGCAGAAAAAAGATTAA
- a CDS encoding YxlC family protein, whose translation MANRKVLQLEQDHQDEKLFAAVKEIEDGLETLEETIPVYTPDLQFFENLVAEQKQAMKRKLIKELAIFTVAALLIVTSVLFMLYQVPSVFFILQGVVTIFIMAYSTVSFVKQVNGT comes from the coding sequence ATGGCGAACAGGAAAGTGCTGCAGCTGGAACAAGATCATCAAGATGAGAAATTATTTGCTGCAGTCAAGGAGATAGAAGACGGATTGGAAACGCTGGAAGAAACCATCCCGGTTTATACACCTGATCTGCAATTTTTTGAGAACTTAGTTGCAGAGCAAAAACAGGCAATGAAAAGGAAATTGATCAAGGAGTTAGCTATCTTCACTGTTGCTGCACTCCTCATTGTAACTTCTGTATTATTCATGCTGTATCAGGTTCCATCTGTATTTTTTATTCTGCAGGGAGTTGTGACAATTTTCATTATGGCCTATAGCACAGTCAGCTTCGTGAAACAGGTGAATGGCACATGA
- the sigY gene encoding RNA polymerase sigma factor SigY yields MEEKDLIVSAKRGDQLAFAMLFKNNYPFLVKYLIKITMNPDAAEELAQETMAKCVEKIGLFNGKSKFSSWLITIATNLYIDQKRKSKREKSWKAQEEVFRRMKWHLESRNEEWNDALSALGKLKDEMRIPIVLKHYYGYSYEEIGKMMNISSGTVKSRVHNGIMSVREELKLHGEQESAAAGTRSSR; encoded by the coding sequence ATGGAGGAGAAAGACCTTATAGTAAGTGCCAAACGAGGCGATCAGCTCGCTTTTGCCATGCTTTTTAAAAATAACTATCCCTTTCTGGTTAAATACTTAATCAAAATCACAATGAATCCCGATGCAGCTGAGGAGCTTGCTCAGGAAACAATGGCCAAATGTGTTGAAAAAATAGGACTGTTTAATGGCAAATCGAAATTTTCCTCCTGGCTGATAACCATTGCGACAAATTTGTATATTGATCAGAAGCGAAAGTCGAAACGAGAGAAGAGCTGGAAAGCACAGGAAGAGGTTTTCAGACGCATGAAATGGCATCTTGAAAGCCGAAATGAAGAATGGAATGATGCCTTATCCGCATTGGGAAAACTAAAAGACGAGATGAGGATACCTATTGTTCTAAAACATTATTATGGCTACTCGTATGAGGAAATAGGAAAAATGATGAATATATCTTCAGGCACTGTCAAATCAAGAGTGCACAATGGAATCATGTCTGTAAGAGAGGAGTTGAAGCTTCATGGCGAACAGGAAAGTGCTGCAGCTGGAACAAGATCATCAAGATGA
- a CDS encoding MFS transporter yields the protein MKKFKGIFQNANYVKLFFANFTSQMGSTIGLTAFMFYLLDRFSEQPFYATLTELMFSVPTLAVFFLVGVFADRMDRQKIAYYCDWISAFLSIVLFLTIIIGWMPLVFAVLFLRSAIQKFFFPAEHAMIQGILKSEDYTTAAGLNQVVMSLFMLFGNGLGIFAYWTVGVYGAIVADALTFIISALLIKSCRIPEEVRLPNGTHGLKDLNIPLVFKDFNTGIKYILQHKLLSALLVGFFVFGVVNGGFSVMPIFMLKYKLEPQSYEEYSVLLGIIFGIGVLIGSFVASLLTQKFKLYQLIIAGLLLSGSFIIAASFAENTFIFLSLLFAAAFGLPLVNIAIGGWMPSIVDPKMMGRVQGWISPLMMLSQSITLGFIAVSFPGFLRVEMLYWMVGGCLALVGVFYSLVLPGLTKKSEKKGEAHSLEQTGAV from the coding sequence ATGAAGAAATTCAAAGGGATTTTTCAAAATGCCAATTATGTGAAATTGTTTTTCGCCAACTTTACTTCTCAGATGGGCAGTACGATTGGTTTAACAGCATTTATGTTTTATTTACTGGATCGTTTCTCGGAACAGCCTTTTTATGCCACATTAACTGAATTGATGTTCTCTGTTCCGACCCTGGCGGTGTTTTTTTTAGTTGGAGTGTTTGCGGATAGGATGGATCGCCAGAAAATAGCTTATTATTGTGATTGGATCAGCGCGTTTTTATCAATTGTGCTTTTTCTGACTATTATTATTGGCTGGATGCCGCTCGTATTTGCAGTATTGTTCCTGAGGAGTGCCATTCAGAAATTCTTCTTTCCCGCTGAACATGCAATGATTCAAGGCATATTGAAAAGTGAAGATTACACAACTGCTGCAGGCCTTAATCAGGTGGTGATGAGTCTTTTCATGCTGTTCGGAAACGGACTTGGCATTTTTGCCTACTGGACAGTGGGAGTATATGGTGCGATTGTGGCTGATGCACTTACCTTTATCATTAGTGCATTATTAATAAAATCCTGCCGTATACCAGAAGAAGTCCGTCTGCCAAATGGCACACATGGGCTTAAAGACCTGAATATCCCGCTTGTCTTTAAGGACTTTAATACGGGGATAAAATATATTCTCCAGCACAAATTATTATCTGCTCTGCTTGTCGGCTTTTTCGTTTTCGGAGTGGTGAACGGCGGATTTTCAGTCATGCCTATTTTTATGCTGAAATACAAACTCGAACCGCAATCCTATGAGGAATACTCAGTCCTGCTCGGAATAATATTTGGGATTGGCGTTCTGATTGGCAGCTTTGTTGCCTCCTTGCTTACTCAAAAATTCAAGCTTTATCAGCTGATCATTGCCGGACTGCTGTTATCCGGAAGCTTCATCATTGCTGCTTCTTTTGCAGAGAACACGTTTATTTTCCTATCTTTATTATTTGCTGCAGCTTTCGGACTCCCTTTAGTGAATATCGCAATTGGCGGCTGGATGCCAAGTATTGTGGATCCGAAGATGATGGGGAGAGTACAGGGATGGATAAGTCCGCTGATGATGCTTTCTCAATCCATAACACTCGGGTTTATTGCTGTCAGCTTTCCGGGGTTCCTCAGAGTGGAAATGCTGTACTGGATGGTAGGCGGCTGTTTAGCACTTGTCGGTGTATTTTACAGCCTTGTTCTCCCGGGATTAACGAAAAAATCAGAAAAAAAGGGTGAAGCACATTCTTTGGAACAGACTGGTGCAGTATAA
- a CDS encoding class I SAM-dependent methyltransferase, which translates to MAEQFYDELAEEYHLIFEDWDRSIARQGDVLDHLLSAEGFNKTSSLLDCSCGIGTQTLALAQKGYKITASDISGKSIERAKKEAELRQLNIQFFQADMRALSSVHSESFHAILSMDNALPHLITEKECTKALKEVYSLLSEKGIFLFSIRNYDEIQKERPTSTLPAKRDHTITFQLWDWHQNSDIYNLRHFTMVEKVGTWSVSERLSQYRAYRREELNHLLRQAGFRQVKWLLPEESGFYQPIAIAYK; encoded by the coding sequence ATGGCAGAACAATTTTACGATGAATTAGCTGAAGAGTATCACTTAATATTTGAGGATTGGGATCGTTCCATTGCCAGGCAGGGCGATGTACTGGATCATCTTTTATCGGCAGAAGGCTTTAATAAAACATCATCTCTATTGGATTGTTCTTGCGGAATAGGGACTCAAACATTAGCTCTGGCCCAAAAGGGGTACAAAATAACGGCATCAGACATTAGCGGAAAGTCTATCGAAAGAGCAAAAAAAGAAGCAGAGCTGAGACAGCTGAACATCCAATTTTTTCAGGCAGACATGAGGGCATTGTCATCTGTGCACAGTGAATCTTTTCATGCCATTCTCTCGATGGATAACGCCTTGCCGCACCTTATCACCGAAAAAGAATGCACCAAGGCACTTAAAGAGGTTTACAGTTTACTCAGCGAGAAAGGCATTTTTCTCTTTTCTATCAGGAATTATGATGAAATACAGAAAGAAAGGCCAACATCCACCTTGCCTGCAAAAAGGGATCACACCATAACCTTTCAGCTTTGGGATTGGCATCAGAATTCTGATATATATAATTTGAGGCATTTTACAATGGTGGAAAAGGTCGGAACCTGGTCTGTGTCAGAAAGACTTTCTCAGTATAGGGCCTACAGAAGGGAAGAGTTAAACCATCTTCTGCGCCAAGCTGGTTTTCGGCAGGTGAAATGGCTGCTCCCTGAAGAGTCTGGATTTTATCAGCCAATTGCCATTGCTTATAAATAA